The Saccopteryx leptura isolate mSacLep1 chromosome 2, mSacLep1_pri_phased_curated, whole genome shotgun sequence genome has a window encoding:
- the TMEM97 gene encoding sigma intracellular receptor 2 — protein MMGTLSARRGLEWLLGLYFFSHIPITLLLDLQTVLPRELYPIELRNLMKWYTKEFKDPLLQEPPVWFKSFLFCELVFQLPFFPIATYAFFRGGCKWIRTPAIVYAVHTMTTLIPILGTLLFEDFSKASGFKGQGPKTFHERLTLMSVYAPYFLIPLMLLLFMLRSPYYKYEEKRKKK, from the exons ATGATGGGGACTCTGAGCGCCCGGCGCGGCCTGGAGTGGCTGCTGGGCCTCTACTTCTTCTCCCACATCCCCATCACCCTGCTTTTGGACCTGCAGACGGTGCTGCCGCGCGAACTCTACCCCATCGAG TTGAGAAACCTGATGAAGTGGTACACCAAAGAGTTCAAAGACCCTCTGCTACAGGAACCCCCAGTATGGTTTAAATCCTTCCTGTTCTGCGAGCTTGTGTTTCAGCTGCCTTTCTTTCCCATTGCAACGTATGCCTTCTTCAGAG GAGGCTGCAAGTGGATCCGGACCCCTGCAATCGTCTACGCAGTGCACACCATGACAACTCTAATTCCAATTCTTGGCACATTGCTCTTTGAGGATTTCTCGAAAGCCAGTGGTTTCAAAGGACAAGGACCTAAGACTTTCCATGAACGACTAACCCTCATGTCTGTCTATGCCCCCTACTTTCTCATCCCTCTTATGCTTCTGCTTTTCATGTTGCGGAGCCCCTACTACAAGtatgaggagaaaaggaagaaaaaatga
- the IFT20 gene encoding intraflagellar transport protein 20 homolog isoform X2 translates to MAKDILGEAGLYFDELNKLRVLDPEVTQQTTELKEECKDFVDKIGQFQKIVGGLIELVDQLAKEAENEKMKAIGARNLLKSIAKQREAQQQQLQALIAEKKMQLERYRVEYEALCKVEAEQNEFIDQFIFQK, encoded by the exons ATGGCCAAGGACATCCTGGGTGAAGCAGGGCTGTACTTTGATGAGCTGAACAAGCTGCGGGTGTTGGACCCAGAGGTAACCCAGCAGACCACAGAGCTCAAGGAAGAGTGCAAGGACTTTGTAGACA aAATCGGCCAATTTCAGAAAATAGTTGGCGGTTTAATTGAGCTTGTTGACCAACTtgcaaaagaagcagaaaatgagaaaatgaag GCCATTGGTGCTCGGAATTTGCTCAAATCTATAGCAAAGCAGAGAGAAGCCCAACAGCAGCAACTCCAAGCACTAatagcagaaaagaaaatgcagctCGAACG gTATCGGGTTGAATATGAAGCTTTGTGTAAAGTAGAAGCAGAACAAAATGAATTTATTGaccaatttatttttcagaaatga
- the IFT20 gene encoding intraflagellar transport protein 20 homolog isoform X1, giving the protein MTHLLLATTVTPSEQIFSREAGRETAMAKDILGEAGLYFDELNKLRVLDPEVTQQTTELKEECKDFVDKIGQFQKIVGGLIELVDQLAKEAENEKMKAIGARNLLKSIAKQREAQQQQLQALIAEKKMQLERYRVEYEALCKVEAEQNEFIDQFIFQK; this is encoded by the exons ATGACACACCTCCTCCTGGCTACCACTGTCACTCCTTCAGAGCAGATCTTCTCTAGAGAAGCTGGAAGGGAAACAG CTATGGCCAAGGACATCCTGGGTGAAGCAGGGCTGTACTTTGATGAGCTGAACAAGCTGCGGGTGTTGGACCCAGAGGTAACCCAGCAGACCACAGAGCTCAAGGAAGAGTGCAAGGACTTTGTAGACA aAATCGGCCAATTTCAGAAAATAGTTGGCGGTTTAATTGAGCTTGTTGACCAACTtgcaaaagaagcagaaaatgagaaaatgaag GCCATTGGTGCTCGGAATTTGCTCAAATCTATAGCAAAGCAGAGAGAAGCCCAACAGCAGCAACTCCAAGCACTAatagcagaaaagaaaatgcagctCGAACG gTATCGGGTTGAATATGAAGCTTTGTGTAAAGTAGAAGCAGAACAAAATGAATTTATTGaccaatttatttttcagaaatga